The Oxyura jamaicensis isolate SHBP4307 breed ruddy duck chromosome 17, BPBGC_Ojam_1.0, whole genome shotgun sequence region GCCAGGGGTCCCCCATGAAACCCCCAGTTCCTTCCCCAGAAGGAGCTGCCCAAAGATACTGTAGCTGGAGGAGAAGCCCAGGCTCAGCCAAGCCCTCCACCATACCGATGCGGACGTGCTCCTTCCCGTCGTAGACCAGCCACTCGTACACTTCGTCGCTGATGCACAGGGCGTCGTGCTTCACGCACAGGTCTGCAATGAGCTCCAGCTCCTCTCGGCTGAacacctgcagcaggcagggagcagagctaaGACACAGCAGGAATATTACCGAGCCCCGCCGTGCACCCTTGGCTGTACCAGCTCCCGGGCCAGGACAGGACAAAAGCACTGCTGGCACACAAGATCAGGCCTCAGAAcaccagcagagcacagcacgtGGTGCTCCCACAACACCCATTTCCCCTGCGTGCCAGGAAGGTGGAGTTTGGCAAGCTGTAGCACCCCAAATGCTcttggggctgcccccagcGAGGCCAGAGGCATTACCTTGCCCAGAGGGTTGTTGGGTGAGTTCAGGACGATGGCTTTTGTCCGTTCACTGAATTTAGAAGCCAGTTCAGCTGGGTCCAGCTGCCAGTCCGCACTAGACATCAATTTTCCATCTTTTGGAGCTTTCTAGAGAGAACAGAGGGGAACCTCGGCTTGCTTTGCTGCCTCTGCACTTTGCTTACTGCTCACCGTGCTACAAATCCTCTTCCCTCCTCAACGGCTCTGCTTTGACCCACTCACCGGTCTCAGCGGGATGAACACGGGTGTCCCACCAGCCATTTTCACCATCGGCTCATAGCAGTCGAAGAAGGGCTCAATGATTATCACCTGGAAGAGAGGGGCATGGCAGCAGCCTCTGGGCCCTGCTCAGACCTACCTGAGGGCCGAGAGCAATGGGAGGGTCCTGGGTTACCTCGTCGCCTTCATCAACGAAAgcctggaagcagcagaagagggcCTGGTACGCTCCTATAGTCACCATCACGTTGGTCATAGGATCCAGCTCTCGTCCGAGCAGCTTCCCAAAAAGCTGGGCTAGGATCTTCACCAGAGGTGGGTGGCCCTGTGGGGTGAGAGGAGTGGGTGAGAACTGGGTGGTGGAAGCTTCCCAAAGCAGGGATGAGCCCTTTGGATGGCGCTGGGCAGCCAAGTGCCCTGTGTTGGGTTTCCCTGCCACGATGGCTCTTCTTCACTTCTGTGGGTGCCTCGTGCTATGGGGTTTTGGCAATAAACCCCACATCCACCAGACCCCTGCACTTGTGTCCAACGTGTCCCTGCAGCAGAACAGGGGCATGATCCTGCCTGGAAAtaattcctgttgttttttttctttttctttgcagggTACCCCAGCTATTGCCAGCTCTGTCACTGCAACTGCAGGTGACAAAAATCCTCTTTAAATGAGAGCAActtctccctgcccagccagcaCTGCCGGATGGGTACTGCTGCGATAGCAAGTAGGATCTGGCCctcctggaaagaaaatgggGCCAAAGATGAAAGCTGTTGCAAGGAGATGTCTCCATCATCCCAACGAATCTGGATGGCTCTGCCCACCCACCGCAGCAGCTGGGGGGTCCCAGACCCAGCCGAGGTACGCATTGCTCGGGGTGCCTGAGCTTGTTcaagccccagcccctccgACAGGGCTCTGGGCAGGGCTCACAGGTACCGCCTAGCAGGGGGGTTGCCCACGCACGAAGGCACGGGTGTACTGGTGCAGCATGTGCTTCTCCCCGCTGAGGGCTCTGGTGAATGCATCCTTCAAAAAGTCCGGTGGGGGGAAGTCGGGGAAGCCCTGGCCCAGGTTCACCGTGGAGTAGGTGGCAGCCAGTTTTACAAATTCCACCctggagagagggaagggagagaaggacAAGCATGGCAGAGGGTCTGGGCAGCTTGCTGGCACCCGCCCTGCTTGGTGGCATCCCTTTGGCAGGGAGCGAGGTGGGTGGACAGCACCggctgggggagcagctcccacagcagggctggttTCTGCCCCATCCTCGCTGCTTGCACCAGGCACCAGTTTCAGACCAGTTTCAATTAAAACTGAGCCAGGCACTTCTGCGCTGGGAagggtttttgctttttttgaagGACACAGCAGTTGTGCTGCCTGAGTGCGCGGTCACGGCTGAAGCCACGCACCACCTCTGATCAGACCAGACCCAGGAGGAGAGGTCACGGAGGCTTTCAAGCTGAGGCCAGTTCTAGAAAAATTAGTAGCCAGGCACTGTGAAGGCCTCTGCGGGGGGTAAGACAGGCTGAACTCAGCGCTCATCTCACCCATGGGCTGGCTGATTGGCACTTTGTAGCTCAAAGCTAGGCGCAGCGGGACAAAGCTCATTTAACCCCTGTATCCAAGCACGCAGCGTTCCCATTGCTGCAGCTCCGAGCAGAGCTAGCAGCACCCCTCCgcctgcctccctgctggcagTGCCCGAGGCTGGGCTTGAAGCTGATGCTGAGCTGGAGCCGCTGCGCTGCGACCGCTCGGCTCAggtctgggtgctgctgccgaCCGCCTTCCCTCGGGACAGCACGGAGCTGATGCTGCAAAGCACGAGCAGCAGGTACGCAGCTGAGCTGGTGTAAAGCCTCACGGGACAAAATTACCCCAATGTGCTTCCTGAACAAATGCAAAGCAGCCGAGCGAGGTGCTGCTCCGTGCCGTGCAACCGCAGCGGTTTCTGTCTGATGTTAGGCTGCCTAAAACCACATCTACCACCGGGGTAAACCAGGAGCTGCCCAGTAGCAGCTTAACTCACCAGATATTCTTATCGACTCCCTCCAGCCTCCGAGCTTGCACTGGCCTTGACATTTTTGCCTGCGAAGAGAAAACGAGCTTGGAGCTTCCACTCGTGGCAGGAGGGGACGTGCCCTCCGCAGGAAGGTTGCCCCCAGCAGAAGGTGTGCGCTCCTGCGGGGCTTCGCCGCCTCTGCTCACCAACCCCAGAGCAGCAATGCTGAAGCAGCGGCTTCTGGAAGAAGATTCACAcacttttaaagagaaatcaGAGAGATGAGAGCTGGCAGAGGAGAATGTTTCATTTCCgagtttcagaaagaaaacagctgaacaaCTGAGGTGTGAGTGCCTCACTGGGGCACTAGCAATGCCTTAAACCTTGTTTGCAGTTGGAATAAATCGTGGGTCAAATGAGCTCAGCCAGGCTCTAACAGCCAGGCCAATAACCCCAGACCTCAGGCTTTTGCTTTCCCATAGCCTCTCTTTTCAGAAGGACCTCTTTGTTCCCTACAGGCCACAAAACACCCCCTTTTTCTAAAAGaaccaacatttttattccacgCCGCCCTGAGGAGCGGCAGGAATAGCGTTTGCTCCTTCGTCCTGCTGGAGCCCGTGCTCTAGATCCTAAACTAAATGCTGGTAAATTCTGTACCTAAAATTCACAACGaaaccaggcagcagctgagtacaggcaggaggggagcacaGCACACACACGGCAGTCTGGCACATGGAGACACCGAGGGACCGCTTGCCTGACCGGTGCCTATGTCCACGTGCATCGTGGCTGGGGGGTTGGGAGAGGGACAGTCGGGAGCATGCAGAGCAAAATCCTCCTCCCCGTTGGATGAGCACCACAGGAGGAAGTCTGATGTGCTCGGTGGGGAATCTCTTGTGAGGATGATGAAAAGCAACAGAGGCAGAATTTAGTAACAGCAGCGTAGGAGAAAAGGCAACCAGGCAGCGAGGGGAATGGAGACAGGGATGGAGGAGGGCATCTGTGAAGCAATGAGCCAAGAAAATGCTCATCCCCACAGCAAGCAAAACATTCaaacagggaggaggagggcatGTGAGAGCAGTCGAGGGGTGAGATGTGGAGCTGGGATGTGCGGGGACGGGGTCTGATGGTGGGGATACGGGGCCCCTCCACTGGTAACTCCCCACTTACCTGCTTGCCGCCGCCCTTCCCGCAAGGCTGTACCAGCGTTTGAGAAGTGCCCCAACGATATTTTGTGtctctggatttttatttatgcgGCTTCAGCCCTCGCTGGGGATTTTTGCAAATGAATTACAAGGAATCCTGAGTTTCAGAGGGCAGCGGGTGGACTCTGCGCTCCCCCGCGGTGCTGGGCAGGCGGCCAAGGGTGAGCAGGAGTCACTGCCTCCCCGGCTGTAGGGGAGCCCCCTGCATCTCCCCCCGCCccttctttgccttttctgcaCAAGCCCACGGGCATTACAGCCAGCAACACCCGAGGCTTGAGTGGGTTGTGGTGGGAGTAGGATTTGTGGCTTGGGAAGTAAAAGATAGCTGGAGGTTAAACATTATCAGCTCCAGCGCTGTCCTCTTGTGgtagggctgctgctggccacagctCAGAgaatgcagcagctctggaaggTGGGTCAGTGGGAACAAGGTGCCATAAGCCTCAAAGTTCCCAATTCTAAGGAAAGGCCCCGCTTGCTCTAACCCTTTCAGCAGTGGCAATGACATACTTTCTTCTCCTGACTTCTCTCTGTCCCATCCCCAGCTGCCATGGGTGGCTGCCCACAGGGCTGGAGAGCGACACGGGCTCAGGGCCACGTAGCCCCCAAATCCATTTCAGCCCATTCTGCTCCCAAACCCAACGATGTTCCTCCAGGTGCAATTTGCGCTCTGCACTCTACCACTGACTCCTCACTGCACATCAGTCCCTTGCTCTGCAAGTTTCTACCTCCAGGAGGATGCTGATACTTCATTCTCCAAGTATTTTGCAACCCAAGAGGCGTTAGCAGAAGACACCTTCAGATGAGGCAATCCCACAAACAATGAGCTGCTCTCTGTGTAAAGAGTATTCTCTTGCTTGTGTGAGACGTTCCCTTTAACCAGGCTACCTGGAAATAATTGGGTTGCAGCGGACATTGCATCAGGGTGACTTTTCCTGACGTGCCCTATCTGCTGCCACTGCCAAGGCTCGTTCCCTGGCTCCACACCGCAGCGGCCTGAGCAAGGGAGCAGGCTGCGGGCCAGAAGCAGTCGTGCTGGGCATTCAATACCTCACTGGAGCAGGAGCTATATCCAGCGCCGCAATTCCTCTCCAGCAAGAAGTGACGCAGAGACGGTCCTGCTCTCCTGAGCATGCCACGGCTCCTGCTGTCTCACTTGTGTGGGCACGGACCTGTATTTCCCCCAGACACAAAGCAGAGGGATGAAAAAATTGCTCCGCAGCTGCAGGCACAAAGCAAAGGCTTCTTTTACCTGGGGACACAATGCAGGTCCAGACCCAAAGCTGTGGTTACTTCACTCTGGATAGAAAAAGGCAGCCCAGACACTTTGTGTGTTGTCACTGCAATGTCAaacagggctggggctgcactTTGTGCCTATGACACGCATGAAAGCAGGATCACAAGGGCAACACCTGCAgcttctgcctcctctcccccccgTTCCACACTAGCactgctttcctctgcactgGGGGAGCTGTATAGACACCAGCGAGAGGGCATCCTCTGGAATCGGGTGTCCTTCATCACCTTCCCACCTGCTTTTTCCCTGGTGTCTCCTGCCTCAGCCCTTCCTCTCCTTCACTTTCACATGATGTGGCTGTAGCTTGGCTGCATGGCTCAGACACCCTGCCTCTCGGGGCTGGCAAGGGAAATAAGGGGCCTTGGGGATTATGTTTGTATGGATTTTGGTGTTTAGATTTCCATTAAGGCCccaaacaaattaatttctgtgcCGGATGCAGCCTGTTCCTTCACCTCAGGTCCCCTCAACTATTCTACAGCATTGCTGAGGCACGTGGTAtttaagctaaaataaaatgctttgttagATACTTTAGATAAAAGGGGTGAGTCTGGAGGATGCATGCACCTTTATTTTCATCAGCTACAGATTAATTTACTGcaacttttactgaaaaaaaataattaaaacaggtTTGAAGCTGGCCAGCCCATGGGTGGGTTCTCGGTACTGCTAGATGCACTCCCTATCCTTACGCGCAGGCTGAGTCCCCTCTGCTTGCATTTTGTGTTatttctaaaaagcaaaaagcagcagccagccagtTTTACATCTCTTTGCCCAGGTAGGAAAAAGCAGTATGATTTATGGAAAATGGGGCATAATATTTCTCACTGGTTTACACCGAACTGTGGAGTGTGCCTAAGAGGTGTGCACAGGGCTCCTGCAAGGAGCTATAGGGAGCGCTGGGCTTGGGACACTGCTACCTTTGGGAGCGCTGGGGCTAGGGCAGGGGGCTCTGCTTcgcctccccagccctgggcaatGTTTTGCAGTGGGGTCAGCCACCAGAGAGTCAAAAAGCCTGGGAAAGCCTCAGGGAGCTTCTCCCCCGACTGAGTTTTCAGGCTGTGCCCTACCTACACTCCCTgcaaggagcagggcaggcGGGACGGAGCACTCAGGATTTTGGAGAAGGCAACCGAAAGGTCACCACAGGGATCGGTCGGTCACTCACCGGCGATCTCCTCCGTCCCGGTGCTGCCCAGGTGGCCAGCCTGGCCGCTCGTGGGTGCACCTGAAGGGCTCTGGGGGGACAAGggtccccctgcaccccacaCAACACGGGAGCATGGGTGAATGCAGGAGCCAACGAGCGCACACGCGTTGGCACAGGGCAGCCGCTCAGCAGGGGTGGCAGTGGGGGTAAAACCGACTTACGTCAAGCTGGGACACGCTGCATGACACTGCACAAGTCCGGCACGACCGCCCAGGCTGCCTTCATACACATGCCGGTCTCCCCACGTACCAAAGCGCTTCATCTGCAGCGGGGACTTCCTGGGAGGAGTCTGGgaagctgcaggaaggcaggaatCGAGCTACAACACTCAGATAGAGAAGATGGTACCGGGGAAAAGGAGCTCTCGGGTCACTCTGAAGCACCAGGAAGGAGAGGGCTTTGGGGAACCGGTGCCTTCCTCGCAGGGGTTCGGAGCCAGAAGTGCCAGGGGATCTTGGCTGCCTGGGAAAATAACGCAGCCTATTGTTCAGATGGAGGCTTGTACCTGCAACAGGGTAATTAGTGTGGCAGGGCTCTAATTACTTTGGCATTGGCAATGGCAGTGAATTTCTCTTTGCATGAAGGTCTcagtcattttggaaaaaaaaaaaaaaatgtcagctggGCACTTTGAAAAATTTCAGCCTGCAGGCTTAATGTTGTTAGAGAACAGTTTAAAGATACAGAAAGTGAAGGCATCTTCATAATATTTATCAGGGATCATGACCAACTGTCCATGATACAGCCTAAAGTAGGACCCTGCAGCATCGTCCAGCTCCTGGGCTGTGGATGGTCAGGGGGACAGAGACCAGGCTCAGAGGGGGACTTTGGCAGGTATGCAGGAACTGAACTCTCCACCAGGTGTGTGTGAGGTGACAATTGCTCAAGCGAGGAGTAGAGAGCAAATCATCTTCTCTTggcttcccttttccttttgtgacaGGGCATTATGTGCCCTGATGAATCAGGTCATGTAGCTCTCCTGAGTAATGACTGTCTCCTTCTCTCAGTAGGAAAAAGTGAGGCACAGGGAAGGAAGCGGCTGACGTCTGCTGTGCAAAGGTTCCCGACTCCTGACACGACATCCCGCCGCCAGGCCCACAGCATCACCGCCGTGACTAAGCGGGAGGGAATTTTTGTGCAGGCAGATGCAAACTCTTTGTTTGCTAAACTTCTGTTTAactcaaacactgaaacaaacaactggaaagaaagcttttgtttgctCCTTGTAAGGATTTCACAACACATCCTGAGACAATTTTACAGCTCagtccctcctgctgccctaATCTGGGGTTGTTTGACCCTGAGTTGAGTTCACTAGACATGCTAAACCAGCAGAAAGCCATTCTGGTAGAAAAAATGGGCAGTTTTCTGTCTGGTTCGTGAGCCAAACAGGCCTAGGGCAGGGTGTGAGTGCTAAAGCCACAGCAAGGAAGTGAAGACCTGGGCAGGGCCCAGAGCAGTAGGGAATGGGGACAAGAGGGCATGGGCAGGAGGAGTATGAACTCTCATCCTCTTTGTCAGGATTTGGCCTTTATACTGACTCAACTGTAACATGTTATTTCACCTTAGTTTCCGcttgaaatacagcagaaagCATATTTGGATTTAAGTACATCTCAACATGAACAATCCTTCTTAATGTCGTATTTTCCAAAAATCTAGCTCTTGCCCTGTGTTAGGTATTGTCTCCAAAACTGTCCTTGGGCAGGTGGGATTAAAGCTCCTCTGATGCAGGTCCTGTGCCCATGGCTACGGAGATATTAAGACCAATAATGTTCCTAGAAAGCCACAGATACGCTTATTTTACTACAGCAGCAATCATTGGTGTATACAAGTTAAAATTGGCTGCACTTAACCACTCAGAACTGCTTTTTGTACActtatgaaataataatgaatgtCTTTGAACTATcctttatgaatattttaaaaaatgatgctgCCCATCGTCCTCTAATGAGTCAGCCAAATGAAAATAACCATGAGTGGATCAGCCTGCTTTTTTTCAGGTCCCACAAAACTGCTGGTGGATGTATCCTCACTACACAGCAGTATTCCTATTCCTGCAGCGAGGAAATGAATGCTGTGTTTTTAGTGGTCTCAGTTTGCTGAActggagaggaggaagctgaggggagacctcattgctctctgcagctacctgaaaggaaggtgtggggagctggggtcagcctcttctcacaggtaaccagtgacaggactagagggaacagcctcaagttgtaccagcggaggttcaggttggaaatgaggagacatttcttctcagaaagagcggtcaggcattggaatgggttgcctagggaggtggtggagtcaccgtccctgggggtgtttaaggaacggttggacgtggtgcttggggacagggtttagtgggtgacattggtagttggggaatggttggaccaggtgatcttaaaggtcttttccaaccttaatgattctatgattctagatGTGAAGAATGGGGTTTTccacacagaatcatagaatattcccCTTTAGAATTTTTTCCATAGGTTGGTTCTTGAGGAATGAGTGGTAAATGATGATTAAATGATTGGGTAATGATGTTAAGATATTTTCGCTCTCTTATTAAATAGCCTTGATGCTGATGCTGGTTGTATCCACTATAAACCATAAGGCAGAGCTAAATCTTTTTATACgggatttttttccagagagagTTTGGACTCCAAAATAGAGCTGTCCTCCCACAGGCCCAGGGCTGAGGCCAGCGTTGCGGCTGCCCCTTTAAGACTCTCCCCATTTCGCCAGCTGCCCTGCACCAAGATGGCGCCCAAGCCTTCacctttcccccccctcccgcctctccctctcctcatTACGCCCCCCGCGCCCTGCGTAAAGATGGCGCCCCCTTCCCTTCGTGCCCGCTCCTAAGATGGCGGCGCCCTCCTCCCCTCAGTAGTGGCGGCCGCCGCCATGCCGGGCGGGTGAGGTCAGTTCCTGGGTGGGGCGGCCGCGGTGCGGTCAGGGCCGAACAAAAGGAGCCGGAGCCGGcgtgagggagggaggggaacgGGACGGACGGGACGGCGGGGCCAGGTGGGTGCGGGCGGGTGGCGACGGTGAGGGGGGCTGTGGAGCGTCCCCCCCTCAGCGGCTGTGAGGGGACGGGCAGGGCACGGTGGGGTCCGGGGGTGCCTGAGCGGGGATCCGTGAGGGgatggcggcgggcggggaggaTGTGCTGAGTAACGGGGCGCCCggtcctgcccccccccccgtgtccgCCGCCACCGCCCTGACAgccggggggaggccggggctggTGGCCCCCGGGTGCGTGGGGCGAGGTCCgggctccttccttccttccctggtgGCGGGGCGGGTTGGGGCTGCTGGCTTTGCTTAATTTCTGGCTTCTTTCCTAGCGGatgttttgtctctttttctttttctttttttttttcttccccagaacGTGAGGTGACGTGGTAGCCTGGAGGGCAGGTGTGGGGTTGAGGTGCTGCCGGTGTGAGCCGGgcccggggctgtgctgggctcgGGGTGGTCCCGAGGTTGTCACCCGAGAGGACGTGGGGAGGGAAGGTCGGGGAGTCCTCTCCGTTCAAGCTTTCCTTTGCGGCAGCCTGGCACGGCCGAAATAGAATCGCTTTGATTACGAGGGGGCCACTTCAAAACCTGCCACCCCTGGTGCCAGCTTtgggagcaggaggaatgtgTTCATAGTGGAGCATCTTTACCTGCTATTTTTAGTGATATATCTTCCTTTTCCGGTGcttttttcaccttttgttGACAAAATGCTATCAGAAGTTCTGCAGTCCTCCATGGCTGGGTGCTTGGGAGATCTTTCAAAGCCTAGGGTCGCTGCCTTGTCTGTTTTCCCATGCCCCGTGCTGACATGcaggaagcaagaaaacaacAGCTGTTGTAATTCTTGGTGCTGGTGCTAAGCTGCTGCCGCTGCTTTTAAGGTGAACATTGGTAGATAAGTGTCGAGCAGAAAGGGAGCAGTTGCTCGAATTCATAATCGTAAGGGAGATGGTCTGCATTTTCAGATTCCTGTTGGTaacatttaaagtaattttgaaCATGTCAGACTAGAAAGCAGGTAGTAAAGCCGTGAgctgtttttctcatctgtaaaaATCTAGACCTTTCTTCCAGGAGGTCAATCTCTTTTGACCAGTTTGGGTCTAGTTATAGTAGAATTCCATGTCTCCTTTAGCTGGGTCTGCAACACTGGCTTTTTGATAGCTTCTAGAATAACAGATGTTGGAGA contains the following coding sequences:
- the KYAT1 gene encoding kynurenine--oxoglutarate transaminase 1 isoform X1 gives rise to the protein MLRRAGPSLRHFLLERNCGAGYSSCSSEAKMSRPVQARRLEGVDKNIWVEFVKLAATYSTVNLGQGFPDFPPPDFLKDAFTRALSGEKHMLHQYTRAFGHPPLVKILAQLFGKLLGRELDPMTNVMVTIGAYQALFCCFQAFVDEGDEVIIIEPFFDCYEPMVKMAGGTPVFIPLRPKAPKDGKLMSSADWQLDPAELASKFSERTKAIVLNSPNNPLGKVFSREELELIADLCVKHDALCISDEVYEWLVYDGKEHVRIASLRGMWDRTVSIGSAGKTFSVTGWKVGWTVGPNRLLQHLRTVHQNSVYHCATVTQEVVAQGFQREFEHYGKPDSYFVQLPKEMQQKRDQLVQSLVAVGMKPIIPEGTYFLVADISEFKSDVPDVPNSDEPYDSRFAKWMVKNKGLAAIPLSAFYSGPHKNSYNSFIRFCFAKEEATLKAADDILQKWKLEKTTP
- the KYAT1 gene encoding kynurenine--oxoglutarate transaminase 1 isoform X2, with translation MSRPVQARRLEGVDKNIWVEFVKLAATYSTVNLGQGFPDFPPPDFLKDAFTRALSGEKHMLHQYTRAFGHPPLVKILAQLFGKLLGRELDPMTNVMVTIGAYQALFCCFQAFVDEGDEVIIIEPFFDCYEPMVKMAGGTPVFIPLRPKAPKDGKLMSSADWQLDPAELASKFSERTKAIVLNSPNNPLGKVFSREELELIADLCVKHDALCISDEVYEWLVYDGKEHVRIASLRGMWDRTVSIGSAGKTFSVTGWKVGWTVGPNRLLQHLRTVHQNSVYHCATVTQEVVAQGFQREFEHYGKPDSYFVQLPKEMQQKRDQLVQSLVAVGMKPIIPEGTYFLVADISEFKSDVPDVPNSDEPYDSRFAKWMVKNKGLAAIPLSAFYSGPHKNSYNSFIRFCFAKEEATLKAADDILQKWKLEKTTP